A region of Calypte anna isolate BGI_N300 chromosome 22, bCalAnn1_v1.p, whole genome shotgun sequence DNA encodes the following proteins:
- the SNRNP27 gene encoding U4/U6.U5 small nuclear ribonucleoprotein 27 kDa protein isoform X2, with product MGRSRSRSPPRRERRRSRSTSRDRERRRRERSRSRERRRSRSRSPHRRRSRSPPPRRHRSGSSSPPRPKERREEEKKDPKDAKGKERQITEEDLQGKTEEEIEMMKLMGFASFDTTKGKKVEGAANAYAINVSQKRKYRQYMNRKGGFNRPLDFIA from the exons ATGGGCAGGAGCCGGTCCCGCTCCCCCCCCCGCAGGG AACGCCGCCGTTCCCGCTCCACCTCCCGGGACCGGGAGAGGCGGCGCCGGGAGCGGTCGCGATCCCGGGAGAGGCGGAGGAGCCGCTCCCGCTCCCCGCACCGCCGGCGCTCCAGGT CCCCCCCCCCGCGCCGGCACCGCTCGGGATCCTCCTCCCCCCCGCGTCCCAAGGAGCGgcgggaggaggagaagaaggacCCGAAGGATGCCAAGGGGAAGGAGCGGCAGATCACGG AGGAGGATCTGCAGGGCAAGACAGAGGAGGAGATCGAGATGATGAAGCTGATGGGATTCGCCTCCTTCGACACCACCAAG GGGAAGAAGGTGGAGGGGGCTGCCAATGCCTACGCCATCAACGTCTCCCAGAAGAGGAAGTACag GCAGTACATGAACAGGAAGGGGGGGTTCAACAGACCCCTCGACTTCATCGCCTGA
- the SNRNP27 gene encoding U4/U6.U5 small nuclear ribonucleoprotein 27 kDa protein isoform X1 → MGRSRSRSPPRRERRRSRSTSRDRERRRRERSRSRERRRSRSRSPHRRRSRSPPPAPAPLGILLPPASQGAAGGGEEGPEGCQGEGAADHGGGSAGQDRGGDRDDEADGIRLLRHHQGEEGGGGCQCLRHQRLPEEEVQAVHEQEGGVQQTPRLHRLSWDLGWIPWNSRFPAGF, encoded by the exons ATGGGCAGGAGCCGGTCCCGCTCCCCCCCCCGCAGGG AACGCCGCCGTTCCCGCTCCACCTCCCGGGACCGGGAGAGGCGGCGCCGGGAGCGGTCGCGATCCCGGGAGAGGCGGAGGAGCCGCTCCCGCTCCCCGCACCGCCGGCGCTCCAG GTCCCCCCCCCCCGCGCCGGCACCGCTCGGGATCCTCCTCCCCCCCGCGTCCCAAGGAGCGgcgggaggaggagaagaaggacCCGAAGGATGCCAAGGGGAAGGAGCGGCAGATCACGG AGGAGGATCTGCAGGGCAAGACAGAGGAGGAGATCGAGATGATGAAGCTGATGGGATTCGCCTCCTTCGACACCACCAAG GGGAAGAAGGTGGAGGGGGCTGCCAATGCCTACGCCATCAACGTCTCCCAGAAGAGGAAGTACag GCAGTACATGAACAGGAAGGGGGGGTTCAACAGACCCCTCGACTTCATCGCCTGAGCTGGGATTTGGGGTGGATTCCCTGGAATTCCCGTTTTCCTGCTGGTTTCTGA
- the MXD1 gene encoding max dimerization protein 1 isoform X2 → MAAQGGLSIQLLLEAAEYLERREREAEHGYASVLPGGSVRDTPRRRLRARRSGGGSRSTHNEMEKNRRAHLRRCLEKLKGLVPLGPEAGRHTTLSLLTRAKLHIKKLEDYDRKALHQIEQLQREQRHLRRQLEKLGMERMRMDSIGSTLSSERSDSERELEVDVESTDELPAELDWSSSSPSDSEERRSPRSVCSDEGYASAGLRSLRLQSHPKPPLVP, encoded by the exons ATGGCGGCCCAGGGCGGGCTCAgcatccagctgctgctggaagcgGCCGAGTATCTGGAACGGCGGGAAAGAG AAGCCGAGCACGGTTACGCCTCGGTGCTGCCGGGCGGTTCGGTCCGGGACACCCCGCGGCGCCGCCTCCGGGCCCGCAGGAGCGGCGGTGGCAGCAG gTCGACACACAACGAGATGGAGAAGAACAG acGTGCCCACCTGCGGCGCTGCCTGGAGAAGCTGAAGGGGTTGGTGCCGCTGGGCCCCGAGGCGGGCAGACACACCACGCTCAGCCTGCTCACCAGAGCCAAGCTCCACATCAAG AAGCTGGAGGACTATGACAGGAAAGCCCTGCACCAGATtgagcagctgcagagggagcagaggcacctgaggaggcagctggagaagctggggatggagaggatgaggatggaCAGCATTGGCTCCACCCTGTCCTCCGAGCGCTCCGACTCAGAGAGAG AGCTGGAGGTGGATGTGGAGAGCACGGATGAGCTTCCTGCTGAGCTGgactggagcagcagcagccccagcgACTCCGAGGAGCGGAGGAGCCCCCGGAGCGTCTGCAGCGACGAAGGCTACGCCAGCGCCGGGCTGAGGAGCctcaggctgcagagccacCCCAAACCCCCTCTGGTTCCATGA
- the MXD1 gene encoding max dimerization protein 1 isoform X1 → MAAQGGLSIQLLLEAAEYLERREREAEHGYASVLPGGSVRDTPRRRLRARRSGGGSRSTHNEMEKNRRAHLRRCLEKLKGLVPLGPEAGRHTTLSLLTRAKLHIKKLEDYDRKALHQIEQLQREQRHLRRQLEKLGMERMRMDSIGSTLSSERSDSEREELEVDVESTDELPAELDWSSSSPSDSEERRSPRSVCSDEGYASAGLRSLRLQSHPKPPLVP, encoded by the exons ATGGCGGCCCAGGGCGGGCTCAgcatccagctgctgctggaagcgGCCGAGTATCTGGAACGGCGGGAAAGAG AAGCCGAGCACGGTTACGCCTCGGTGCTGCCGGGCGGTTCGGTCCGGGACACCCCGCGGCGCCGCCTCCGGGCCCGCAGGAGCGGCGGTGGCAGCAG gTCGACACACAACGAGATGGAGAAGAACAG acGTGCCCACCTGCGGCGCTGCCTGGAGAAGCTGAAGGGGTTGGTGCCGCTGGGCCCCGAGGCGGGCAGACACACCACGCTCAGCCTGCTCACCAGAGCCAAGCTCCACATCAAG AAGCTGGAGGACTATGACAGGAAAGCCCTGCACCAGATtgagcagctgcagagggagcagaggcacctgaggaggcagctggagaagctggggatggagaggatgaggatggaCAGCATTGGCTCCACCCTGTCCTCCGAGCGCTCCGACTCAGAGAGAG AAGAGCTGGAGGTGGATGTGGAGAGCACGGATGAGCTTCCTGCTGAGCTGgactggagcagcagcagccccagcgACTCCGAGGAGCGGAGGAGCCCCCGGAGCGTCTGCAGCGACGAAGGCTACGCCAGCGCCGGGCTGAGGAGCctcaggctgcagagccacCCCAAACCCCCTCTGGTTCCATGA
- the SFTPB gene encoding pulmonary surfactant-associated protein B has product MAPPLSPLSPALPLLLALLCATTGLGARGGPCELPPQEWCRSWDSALRCGALGLCARLAWAPPGSDICKDCQQVVTLLVHMANESATKVAVESFLRRECAALPVPSMVTPCQNLVHEYLELLVTDLQDRLKPSWVCGHLDLCPGGAPALPPLGALSTRLKVAVPMPQCWLCRTMVSRLEATVPVERVAAVASGLCHLLPLPLTGACQCLAQRYTALLLERLLGVLGPRVLCRFLRACGEGDTRDPLLLPPPEPPLRYGGEVASPEGDFAEKTAVTSGWHLGDTWEPPAACAGTQEMGQGPPALSPKLGPCALGPIYWCSSPGAALRCQALQHCQEHIWA; this is encoded by the exons ATGGCACCGCCACTGTCCCCGCTGTCCCCAGCGCTGCCGCtgctcctggccctgctctgcGCCACCACAG ggctgggggctcgGGGGGGTCCCTGTGAGCTGCCCCCCCAGGAGTGGTGCCGGAGCTGGGACTCAGCGCTGCGCTGCGGGGCCCTGGGGCTCTGTGCCCGCCTGGCGTGGGCCCCCCCCGGCTCG GACATCTGCAAGGACTGCCAGCAGGTTGTCACCCTCCTCGTCCACATGGCCAACGAGTCGGCCACCAAG GTGGCCGTGGAGAGCTTCCTGCGGCGGGAGTGTGCGGCACTGCCCGTGCCATCCATGGTGACCCCGTGCCAGAACCTGGTGCACGAGTACCTGGAGCTCCTTGTCACCGACCTCCAGGATCGTCTG AAGCCCTCGTGGGTCTGTGGCCACTTGGATCTGTGCCCGGGGGGGGCCCCGGCCCTGCCCCCCCTGGGAGCTCTCAGCACCCGCCTGAAG GTGGCGGTGCCGATGCCGCAGTGCTGGCTGTGCCGCACCATGGTGTCCCGGCTGGAGGCCACGGTGCCGGTGGAGCGGGTGGCAGCGGTGGCCTCGGGGCTGTGTCACCTCCTGCCGCTGCCGCTGACCGGAGCCTGCCAGTGCCTGGCGCAGCGTTACACCGCGCTGCTGCTGGAGCGGCTGCTGGGAGTGCTGGGCCCACGCGTGCTCTGCCGCTTCCTGAGGGCGTGCGGGGAGGGGGACACCCGCGACCCCCTCCTGCTGCCGCCTCCCGAGCCGCCTCTCCGGTACGGCGGGGAAGTGGCGTCCCCTGAAGGTGACTTCGCGGAGAAGACGGCGGTGACATCCGGATGGCACCTCGGGGACACCTGGGAGCCACCGGCTGCTTGTGCTGGCACCCAG GAGATGGGACAGGGCCCCCCTGCCTTGTCCCCAAAGCTGGGACCCTGTGCCCTGGGGCCCATCTACTGGTGCTccagcccaggggctgccctGCGCTGCCAG gccctgcagcactgccaggagcaCATCTGGGCCTAG